A portion of the Paenibacillus marchantiae genome contains these proteins:
- the pdxR gene encoding MocR-like pyridoxine biosynthesis transcription factor PdxR, protein MHIELKRGSSTKLYIQIALTLADRIRSGLIEPGTRLPSVRKMTTDLGVSLVTVSKAYAELEAIQLITCSQGKGCYVRGAHELEITEDMERTHRTHAKNESSTTWNWQMALVDYLPRAQLWRHFDASPQVRYELHMSAIQPELLPTREIIDSAYRLSSDHPERMAAYGSFQGDRELRQTFSGHFAERGLRVMPERMLITSGTQQGIDLVARTFVGPGDVVYMEAPSYTGAIDVFTSRGAKIITVPMDDDGMRIDLLTRLCDTYPPKLIYTIPTFHNPTGITMSAKRRAQLLNLAQSYHCLILEDDPFADLYFRDPPPASIKSMDGTGHVIYIKSFSKVLSPGCRVACAVADGSVLTRLVAAKSTADLGSPLLTQKALQSFIQHQYSAYTARLRDELYSRLLAASTVLEEHGSPGMYWTLPDGGLNLWLQLPDGLDMRELHRQSLVAGVSFLPGSACYVGETDMASLRICFTVTNQELLCEGLRVLCRVIKNITPQQGGAKADRLPLI, encoded by the coding sequence GTGCATATTGAATTGAAACGGGGAAGCAGCACCAAATTGTATATTCAGATTGCCCTTACACTTGCTGACCGAATAAGGTCTGGACTAATCGAGCCTGGAACCCGTCTGCCGTCTGTTCGTAAAATGACCACAGATCTGGGCGTCAGCCTGGTCACTGTGTCCAAAGCCTATGCCGAGCTTGAAGCCATACAGCTAATTACGTGTTCCCAGGGGAAGGGTTGTTATGTACGGGGGGCGCATGAGCTGGAGATAACGGAGGATATGGAGAGGACTCACCGCACTCATGCAAAAAATGAATCCAGCACAACTTGGAACTGGCAGATGGCCCTTGTGGATTATTTGCCCCGAGCTCAGCTCTGGAGACATTTTGATGCATCTCCACAAGTTAGATATGAGCTGCATATGTCGGCAATTCAGCCTGAATTGTTGCCAACCCGAGAGATTATCGATAGTGCGTACCGGCTTTCCTCGGATCATCCAGAGCGCATGGCTGCCTATGGGTCTTTTCAGGGAGATCGCGAACTGCGTCAGACGTTTTCCGGGCATTTTGCGGAAAGAGGTTTGCGGGTAATGCCCGAACGGATGCTGATTACGAGCGGTACCCAGCAGGGAATCGATCTTGTCGCGCGTACGTTTGTTGGTCCTGGTGACGTCGTATACATGGAAGCACCAAGCTATACCGGAGCAATAGATGTGTTTACAAGCAGAGGAGCAAAGATTATTACGGTGCCAATGGATGACGATGGTATGCGTATAGATCTGTTAACCCGGTTATGTGATACATACCCGCCCAAGTTGATATATACCATTCCTACGTTTCACAATCCTACAGGCATTACGATGAGTGCCAAACGGCGTGCGCAACTGCTTAATCTTGCTCAAAGTTATCATTGTCTCATCCTGGAGGATGATCCGTTCGCCGATCTGTATTTCCGTGATCCTCCCCCTGCTTCCATTAAATCCATGGATGGGACGGGGCATGTGATATATATCAAAAGCTTCAGCAAAGTACTGTCTCCAGGCTGCCGTGTGGCGTGTGCGGTTGCAGACGGAAGTGTGCTCACCCGACTTGTTGCAGCCAAATCCACTGCGGATCTCGGGAGTCCGCTGCTTACACAAAAGGCCTTGCAATCGTTCATACAGCATCAATACAGTGCGTATACAGCGCGATTGAGGGATGAGTTATATTCCCGGCTTCTTGCCGCATCAACGGTACTGGAGGAACATGGTTCTCCCGGGATGTACTGGACTTTGCCTGATGGTGGACTAAACTTGTGGCTGCAATTGCCTGATGGTTTGGATATGCGTGAACTGCACCGCCAGTCGCTTGTCGCAGGTGTTTCCTTTTTACCTGGCTCTGCCTGTTATGTAGGGGAAACGGATATGGCGAGTCTGAGGATCTGCTTCACGGTTACGAATCAGGAGCTGTTATGTGAAGGTCTACGGGTATTATGCAGGGTTATTAAGAACATTACCCCTCAACAGGGTGGGGCTAAAGCGGACAGGCTCCCGCTTATTTAA
- the thiI gene encoding tRNA uracil 4-sulfurtransferase ThiI translates to MKYDMLLLRFGEFMLKGKNRARFEKTIITQVRSLLKPYPGASLRKEFGRLYVDLGGESHTELIAVLKRVFGVMSISPVKVTPSETDQIVETAVAFMDERESEFKDGTTFKVNARRVWKEFPNSSHEMNHLVGSPILRKFQQLSVDVRQPDIELRVEIRDQGTYIFSEVIPAVGGFPLGTNGKAMLLLSGGIDSPVAAWSSMRRGLEVECVHFYSYPFTSQRAKEKVIDLARALADHAGTIKLHLVPFTEIQTAFTQLGQDNLIITLMRRSMLRIATKLAERERALALITGDSLGQVASQTLPSMNVIGRATDLPLLRPLVMMDKQEIITLSKQIGTYDISILPYEDCCTLFVPKSPSTNPNLRIVDKIEATMSQLPEWVEQAVEQTETITLHAGENFIVTNQQNEVNDMKEEWF, encoded by the coding sequence ATGAAATATGATATGCTGCTTCTCCGTTTCGGAGAGTTTATGTTAAAAGGAAAAAACCGTGCCCGGTTCGAAAAAACAATCATCACCCAGGTACGTTCCCTGCTCAAACCTTATCCAGGTGCAAGTCTGCGGAAGGAGTTTGGACGGTTGTATGTTGATCTGGGTGGCGAATCTCATACAGAGCTGATCGCTGTGCTGAAACGAGTATTCGGCGTTATGTCGATCAGTCCGGTTAAAGTGACCCCATCGGAGACTGACCAAATCGTGGAGACAGCCGTTGCTTTTATGGATGAAAGAGAGTCTGAATTCAAAGACGGTACCACGTTTAAAGTTAATGCACGGCGTGTTTGGAAAGAGTTCCCCAATTCTTCGCATGAAATGAACCATCTGGTAGGTTCTCCGATTCTTCGGAAATTCCAGCAGTTAAGCGTCGACGTGCGTCAACCTGACATTGAACTGCGCGTGGAAATTCGGGATCAGGGCACGTATATCTTCAGTGAGGTGATTCCGGCCGTAGGCGGGTTCCCCCTTGGCACAAATGGAAAAGCGATGCTGTTATTATCGGGTGGCATAGACAGCCCTGTAGCGGCATGGTCTTCGATGCGTAGAGGCCTGGAAGTGGAATGTGTACACTTTTACAGTTATCCGTTCACAAGCCAGCGTGCCAAAGAAAAGGTCATTGATTTGGCGCGTGCACTTGCTGATCATGCAGGCACAATTAAGCTGCATCTGGTCCCTTTTACGGAAATTCAAACTGCATTTACCCAACTGGGACAGGATAACTTGATCATCACACTGATGCGCCGCTCTATGTTACGTATTGCAACCAAGCTGGCTGAACGTGAGCGTGCGCTTGCACTGATTACCGGAGATAGTCTGGGTCAGGTAGCGAGCCAGACCCTGCCAAGCATGAATGTCATTGGACGTGCGACGGATCTGCCGTTGCTGCGACCACTTGTCATGATGGACAAACAGGAAATTATAACTTTATCCAAACAGATCGGGACGTATGATATATCGATTCTGCCATATGAAGACTGTTGTACTCTTTTTGTACCGAAATCCCCATCCACCAATCCGAATCTTCGCATTGTGGACAAGATTGAAGCAACCATGAGTCAACTGCCGGAATGGGTGGAGCAGGCGGTGGAGCAGACAGAAACAATTACGCTTCATGCAGGTGAAAACTTTATTGTCACCAATCAGCAGAATGAAGTTAATGACATGAAAGAAGAGTGGTTCTGA
- a CDS encoding tRNA (adenine(22)-N(1))-methyltransferase — translation MKLSNRLQRIHDQIPEGSRLADIGSDHALLPVAAVRSGKAVGAVAGEVNPGPYEAARKQVSDAGLKERITVRRGDGLDVISAGEVDVITIAGMGGALIASILDRGLSKLDEVKLLILQPNVGEDILRRWLLEHHWVVVAEQLLEEDGKVYEIITAMPQELSPIANEEVYRLRPLEGGVELTSDLLLRMGPYLTDRPTDVFFAKWESEIVKLQSVAQSISKSDQVSSRDKAAEVERLIVNLKEVLSCLPKVKL, via the coding sequence ATGAAACTTTCGAATCGATTACAGCGGATACATGATCAAATTCCCGAAGGCAGCCGCTTGGCTGACATTGGCTCAGACCATGCTTTGCTTCCAGTTGCGGCAGTACGCAGCGGGAAAGCAGTAGGTGCAGTAGCCGGAGAAGTCAACCCAGGCCCTTATGAAGCTGCACGCAAGCAAGTCAGCGATGCAGGCCTGAAGGAACGAATTACAGTACGTCGTGGAGATGGCTTGGATGTCATCTCTGCTGGAGAAGTGGACGTTATCACCATTGCCGGTATGGGAGGAGCACTCATTGCCTCCATTCTGGACCGTGGCCTCTCCAAACTGGATGAGGTCAAGCTTCTTATTTTGCAGCCTAATGTTGGTGAGGATATTCTCAGACGTTGGTTGTTGGAGCATCACTGGGTGGTCGTTGCAGAACAGCTGCTTGAGGAAGATGGCAAAGTGTACGAGATTATTACAGCAATGCCGCAAGAACTCAGTCCGATCGCCAATGAGGAAGTGTATCGCTTACGTCCGCTTGAAGGCGGAGTGGAATTGACATCAGATTTGCTGCTGCGCATGGGGCCTTATTTAACAGACCGTCCAACGGATGTGTTTTTTGCCAAATGGGAGAGCGAAATCGTCAAGCTGCAAAGTGTCGCGCAGTCCATCTCCAAATCTGATCAGGTGTCTTCACGGGACAAGGCGGCTGAGGTGGAGCGTCTTATTGTGAACTTGAAGGAGGTACTCTCATGTTTGCCAAAGGTCAAACTGTAA
- a CDS encoding S8 family peptidase encodes MSRPKWVNWAIAAGAGALALTLLLPTSNRPVPAPSAMPDSPHEEHASKQRLKVQDVKSTDLLTRADAKQHLNIMLEKTSKMNDVQISQYVKELQQTHDHIRSIDVMNTKGSRSRHFDKTAAKGSKMEQQKLEHSLALAKKAVSKRQSFESSSFPLGKEKFFVMAQPSKDGERAVIALFSQNVLNAVEQHQRKNLRMIPYPREGKFKIESVHPDTLKEITVKTGHDNANASHFYENEIVIRFRQDPGERDMRIIKSDLRTQSARKLGYTYVFRSENMNYQQLHAYFERKWNPLYMEPHYMYLTNETVPEQKDVTVPNDILFSDYQWNLPAIETNRGWNITKGNKDVIVAVVDTGVDLTHPDLKGKLLKGYNVVDPASKPLDDVGHGTHVAGIIGAVVNNNEGVAGMSWYNKVLPVKVLDNSGSGTTYAVAEGIIWAADHGAKVINMSLGNYADAQFLHDAIKYAFDRDIVLIAATGNDNTERPGYPAAYPEVFAVSATDADMNKASYSNYGDYVDVTAPGSSIASTYPNNQYAALSGTSMASPHVAALAGLIRSLNPDLTNTEVMDLMRQSVIDLGDPGHDKYFGYGQIDVFKALEAASGNSAPLQFWPQHVRQQMDNTMKKYIKQ; translated from the coding sequence ATGTCCAGACCGAAATGGGTTAACTGGGCCATTGCCGCGGGTGCGGGCGCACTTGCCTTGACGCTTTTGCTTCCGACGTCCAATCGCCCTGTTCCTGCTCCAAGTGCCATGCCCGATTCTCCACACGAGGAGCATGCGAGCAAACAACGTCTTAAAGTTCAGGATGTAAAATCAACCGATCTGCTGACCCGTGCGGATGCCAAACAACACCTTAACATCATGCTTGAGAAGACCTCCAAAATGAACGATGTGCAAATAAGTCAATACGTTAAAGAGCTACAACAAACACATGATCATATACGGTCTATTGATGTAATGAATACCAAGGGATCTCGCAGCCGGCACTTTGACAAAACAGCAGCAAAAGGAAGCAAGATGGAACAGCAAAAGCTGGAACATTCTCTCGCCCTAGCCAAAAAAGCTGTGAGCAAACGTCAAAGCTTCGAATCTTCTTCCTTTCCTCTAGGCAAGGAAAAGTTTTTTGTTATGGCGCAACCTTCCAAGGATGGAGAACGTGCCGTCATCGCTCTGTTTAGCCAAAATGTACTGAATGCCGTGGAACAGCATCAGCGCAAAAATTTGCGCATGATCCCTTATCCGCGTGAAGGTAAATTCAAAATCGAGTCTGTGCACCCCGACACCCTAAAAGAAATTACTGTAAAAACAGGACATGATAATGCCAATGCCAGCCATTTTTACGAAAATGAAATCGTCATCCGTTTTCGTCAGGATCCAGGTGAACGGGATATGCGCATCATTAAATCTGACCTGCGGACGCAATCGGCACGCAAGCTGGGATACACGTATGTTTTTCGGTCGGAAAATATGAATTATCAACAATTACATGCTTATTTCGAACGTAAATGGAATCCGCTGTATATGGAACCCCACTACATGTATTTAACCAATGAAACCGTACCTGAACAAAAAGATGTAACCGTGCCCAATGATATTTTGTTCTCCGACTACCAATGGAACCTGCCCGCCATTGAGACTAACCGTGGCTGGAATATTACGAAGGGCAACAAGGATGTTATCGTTGCCGTGGTAGACACCGGCGTCGATCTGACTCATCCTGATTTGAAGGGCAAGCTGCTGAAAGGTTATAACGTTGTCGATCCAGCGAGCAAACCACTTGATGACGTAGGACATGGTACACATGTAGCAGGCATCATCGGCGCTGTTGTGAATAACAACGAAGGTGTAGCAGGCATGAGCTGGTATAACAAGGTACTACCTGTTAAAGTGCTCGACAATTCGGGGTCAGGCACAACCTATGCTGTGGCAGAAGGCATCATTTGGGCCGCTGATCATGGAGCCAAGGTCATTAACATGAGTCTGGGTAACTACGCAGATGCCCAATTTCTTCATGATGCTATCAAATACGCTTTTGATCGCGACATCGTATTAATTGCAGCGACCGGTAACGATAATACGGAGCGTCCGGGATACCCTGCCGCTTATCCAGAAGTATTTGCGGTATCCGCTACGGATGCGGACATGAACAAAGCTTCCTATTCCAACTACGGGGATTACGTCGATGTGACGGCTCCAGGCTCCAGCATTGCAAGTACGTATCCGAACAACCAATATGCAGCCTTGTCCGGAACGTCGATGGCAAGCCCCCATGTAGCGGCACTTGCAGGCTTGATTCGCTCACTCAATCCTGATCTGACCAACACAGAAGTCATGGATCTCATGCGTCAAAGCGTCATAGATCTCGGAGACCCAGGTCATGACAAGTATTTCGGTTATGGTCAAATCGATGTGTTTAAAGCATTGGAGGCGGCCTCTGGTAACAGTGCCCCACTCCAGTTCTGGCCACAACATGTGAGACAGCAAATGGATAATACAATGAAAAAGTACATCAAACAATAA
- a CDS encoding YpuI family protein, translating to MSAANVQKTCESTREKLKPAIDRIEKFLNENALPELDQNQTEESSAFYKGFLSDLRHLLVFSEVSYEKLGVVLRRANFDVDFAEKALYNTYHQSINSFFYPKNECYSEDGRYAYTGQDAIRFRDKPIRAVRDVILEISKTYEELRDDLAFYESDYLTQRRMQNQRNHA from the coding sequence ATGTCAGCAGCCAATGTACAGAAAACATGTGAGTCAACTAGGGAAAAGTTAAAACCGGCTATCGATCGGATCGAAAAATTTTTGAATGAAAATGCCTTGCCTGAACTAGATCAGAATCAGACGGAGGAGTCATCAGCCTTCTACAAAGGATTTCTTTCGGATCTCCGTCATTTGCTCGTTTTTTCTGAAGTTTCTTACGAAAAACTTGGCGTTGTGCTGCGTCGTGCCAATTTTGATGTCGATTTTGCCGAAAAGGCTCTCTATAACACATACCATCAAAGCATAAACAGCTTTTTTTATCCTAAAAATGAATGTTACTCCGAAGATGGAAGATATGCTTACACTGGTCAGGATGCGATCCGATTCCGTGATAAGCCGATTCGTGCAGTACGTGATGTCATTCTTGAGATATCGAAAACGTACGAAGAATTGCGTGATGATCTGGCCTTTTATGAAAGTGACTACCTCACGCAGCGTCGGATGCAAAATCAACGCAATCACGCGTAA
- a CDS encoding aminotransferase-like domain-containing protein, with protein MNIPWSKMAQNTPSSVVRDMLQAAQAPGMISLAGGLPAQSSFPLEAIRDAYEKVFMGGSAALQYAETEGFRPLRAKIAERLESKGIPASPDHMLLTTGSQQSIDLVCRILLDPGDSVLVESPTYLAALQVIHSYQAEAHGVACDDDGMLPESLEEQLQLHRPKLVYINPTFSNPSGKVWSRARRQQAVDLCRKYGVLILEDDPYGEIRFKPEQLDAPALAKLDAESYEGPSNVIYTSTFSKTVAPGLRTGWILAAPDVIQIAARAKQGADLHSSSIDQRALHALLESFDLDGHIRNISQDYEQRMRKMTTLMAAKSWEGISWNSPQGGMFLWLQLPEGMLASNLFTYGIQEKVCIVPGDSFYAGTPELNRMRINFTHTDPDLLPEAVERMDRAIQRWHASLQSDSVVTL; from the coding sequence ATGAATATCCCTTGGTCCAAAATGGCACAAAATACCCCGTCCTCTGTCGTTCGCGACATGTTACAGGCTGCACAGGCGCCTGGAATGATTTCTCTAGCCGGCGGTTTACCTGCCCAGTCATCATTCCCGCTTGAAGCCATCCGTGACGCATACGAAAAGGTATTCATGGGTGGTTCAGCGGCTCTTCAATATGCAGAGACGGAAGGATTCCGACCACTACGTGCCAAAATTGCAGAACGTCTTGAATCCAAGGGCATTCCCGCTTCACCTGATCATATGCTTCTGACTACAGGTTCCCAGCAATCCATTGACCTGGTGTGCCGAATCTTGCTCGATCCAGGCGACAGCGTGCTAGTTGAATCACCAACCTATCTGGCTGCCCTTCAAGTCATTCATTCCTATCAGGCTGAAGCGCACGGTGTTGCCTGTGATGATGACGGAATGTTGCCTGAATCACTGGAGGAACAGCTGCAATTGCATCGTCCAAAGCTCGTTTACATTAACCCTACGTTCTCCAACCCGTCAGGTAAAGTATGGAGTCGCGCCAGACGTCAGCAAGCCGTAGACCTGTGCCGGAAATATGGGGTACTGATCCTGGAAGACGATCCTTATGGTGAAATCCGCTTTAAACCGGAACAACTAGATGCCCCTGCACTGGCGAAACTGGATGCGGAATCCTATGAGGGTCCATCCAATGTCATCTACACCAGCACATTCTCCAAAACAGTTGCTCCTGGCCTCCGCACTGGCTGGATACTGGCTGCTCCGGATGTTATCCAAATAGCTGCCCGCGCCAAACAGGGGGCAGATTTGCATTCCAGCAGCATCGACCAAAGAGCACTTCATGCACTACTGGAATCTTTCGATCTGGACGGCCATATTCGCAATATTTCACAGGATTATGAACAACGGATGAGAAAAATGACCACTCTCATGGCTGCAAAATCGTGGGAAGGTATCTCTTGGAACTCACCGCAAGGCGGAATGTTCCTGTGGCTGCAATTGCCTGAGGGCATGCTGGCCAGCAATCTGTTTACCTATGGAATTCAGGAAAAAGTATGTATTGTACCAGGGGATTCATTCTATGCGGGTACACCGGAGCTGAACCGTATGCGGATCAACTTTACTCATACGGATCCAGATCTGCTTCCCGAGGCTGTAGAGCGTATGGATCGTGCCATTCAACGCTGGCATGCATCATTACAGTCAGACAGTGTAGTTACACTGTAA
- a CDS encoding lytic transglycosylase domain-containing protein: MQIDPRASRQLLELQLSNSLNETNASDGNSASTVDFASMMDGLLGTNSNTLNNTSTVGEEVNSAAISKRSSDGLLWLQLGSMYNPDASSVSSSNSNVVSLSSLLNTGAVDSGASVPTDFESLIASASAKYGVPESLIKAVIDTESGFNPNVVSSAGAKGLMQLMDGTAAGLGVSNAYDPAQNIDGGTKYLSLQLQRFGGEVKMALAAYNAGPGRVSSLGVSSDAELMSVLNRLPSETQAYISKVEKAQSKYSV, encoded by the coding sequence ATGCAGATTGATCCGCGCGCGTCGCGGCAGTTGCTGGAACTGCAATTGTCCAATAGTCTCAACGAAACAAATGCATCGGATGGAAACTCCGCTTCAACAGTGGATTTTGCCAGTATGATGGACGGGCTGCTCGGGACGAATTCAAATACTTTGAACAATACTAGTACCGTAGGCGAAGAAGTGAATTCTGCTGCGATCTCCAAACGATCCAGTGACGGTCTGTTGTGGCTGCAACTGGGCAGCATGTATAACCCGGATGCAAGTTCTGTTTCTTCCTCGAACAGTAATGTGGTTTCTTTATCTTCCCTGTTAAATACTGGAGCAGTCGATTCGGGTGCATCTGTACCTACAGATTTTGAATCTTTGATTGCCTCAGCGAGCGCCAAATATGGGGTGCCTGAATCTTTGATCAAGGCGGTTATTGATACAGAATCCGGTTTCAATCCAAATGTAGTGTCTTCCGCAGGTGCCAAGGGACTAATGCAGTTGATGGATGGGACGGCAGCAGGGTTGGGAGTAAGCAACGCTTACGATCCCGCTCAAAATATAGATGGTGGAACCAAATACCTTTCTCTCCAGCTCCAGCGTTTTGGTGGCGAGGTGAAGATGGCACTTGCTGCTTATAATGCCGGACCGGGACGGGTTTCGAGTCTGGGTGTATCGAGTGACGCTGAACTGATGAGTGTACTTAACCGCCTCCCTTCGGAAACACAGGCTTATATCTCCAAAGTGGAGAAAGCACAGTCGAAATATTCGGTATAA
- a CDS encoding cysteine desulfurase family protein: MKYFDYAATTPPHPDVVRTMAEIMEAQYGNPSSIHGYGERAHQLLRRARSGCAAAIDVKPEEIVFTSGATESNNLAIKGAALQYQSRGKHIITTATEHASVYESFVQLQQWGWEVTWLPVDSDGLVSAQQVVDAIRSDTVLVSLMHVNNETGAKHPIAEIGVRLKKEAPKVLFHVDGVQGFGKMEAKPAAWGADLYSLSAHKIRGPKGAGLLYVRSGVELTPLLSGGSQEQGLRAGTENVPLLVGMAKAMRLAAERQADFAQRTTILRDRIMEVIDTIPGLVLNSRKEGAPHIVHFSYPGMKAEVALHTLEQLGVTVSTQSACSSRSAEPSRVLLAMGRDNACAAGGLRISLGDEHTEEDVALLEQALHQMVAQLRPLERRM; encoded by the coding sequence TTGAAATATTTTGATTATGCAGCAACGACGCCTCCTCATCCGGATGTCGTTCGTACAATGGCCGAGATTATGGAGGCGCAATATGGGAATCCGTCATCGATACATGGATATGGTGAGCGAGCCCATCAATTGTTGCGCCGAGCGCGATCTGGTTGTGCCGCCGCAATTGATGTGAAACCGGAAGAAATCGTATTTACCTCAGGCGCAACTGAGAGCAACAATCTTGCCATTAAAGGGGCGGCATTACAGTATCAGTCTCGGGGCAAACACATTATTACAACTGCAACGGAACATGCTTCAGTTTACGAGAGTTTTGTGCAGCTACAGCAGTGGGGATGGGAGGTCACTTGGCTTCCCGTGGATTCCGATGGTCTGGTTAGCGCCCAGCAGGTAGTGGATGCCATAAGATCGGATACGGTGCTTGTGAGTCTGATGCATGTGAACAATGAAACAGGAGCGAAACATCCAATTGCTGAAATCGGTGTACGACTGAAAAAGGAAGCACCAAAGGTGCTTTTTCATGTAGATGGTGTGCAGGGTTTTGGCAAGATGGAAGCTAAACCTGCGGCATGGGGCGCGGATCTTTACAGCTTGTCTGCTCACAAGATTCGTGGTCCCAAAGGAGCTGGTCTTCTCTACGTACGAAGTGGAGTCGAGCTAACGCCTTTACTGTCAGGGGGTTCCCAAGAGCAGGGACTAAGAGCGGGTACTGAAAATGTACCTTTGCTTGTGGGTATGGCGAAGGCGATGCGTCTCGCTGCGGAACGTCAGGCTGACTTTGCACAGCGTACAACGATTTTGCGAGATCGTATCATGGAGGTCATAGATACTATTCCCGGACTTGTGTTAAATAGTCGTAAGGAGGGTGCGCCGCACATTGTTCATTTTTCCTATCCTGGAATGAAGGCAGAAGTGGCGCTGCATACCCTTGAACAACTTGGAGTAACTGTTTCTACACAATCTGCCTGCTCTTCGCGATCGGCTGAACCCAGCAGGGTATTGCTTGCCATGGGCAGGGATAATGCTTGTGCTGCTGGTGGATTGCGTATTAGTCTTGGAGATGAACATACAGAAGAAGATGTGGCACTGCTGGAGCAGGCTTTACATCAGATGGTGGCGCAGCTGCGCCCGTTGGAAAGGCGGATGTGA
- a CDS encoding DUF1540 domain-containing protein yields the protein MSQEKPIVKCSVANCHFWGENNFCQADAIMIDIDQHATRRLHEEFAGETFDSDHHDHARTSSATCCHTFKPK from the coding sequence ATGAGCCAAGAGAAGCCGATCGTCAAATGCAGTGTTGCTAACTGCCACTTTTGGGGAGAAAACAATTTCTGCCAGGCTGATGCCATCATGATTGACATTGACCAACATGCCACCCGTCGCTTACATGAGGAATTTGCCGGAGAGACCTTTGATTCTGATCATCATGATCATGCCCGTACTTCATCTGCAACTTGCTGTCACACATTCAAACCGAAATGA
- a CDS encoding Nif3-like dinuclear metal center hexameric protein, whose protein sequence is MFAKGQTVIQLMEQLAPKHLAVPDDRIGLQLGSLQKEITHVLIALDVTNEVVDEAIRIGANLIIAHHAIIFRPVKSLNTDTPMGKLYEKLIKHDIAVYISHTNLDVAEGGMNDWMAEAIGIESKESLEDVHTDHLFKLAVFVPRTHHEQVLQAVLEAGAGSIGQYNKCSFNTEGTGTFVPGEGTQPFIGTEGQMERVEEMRIETIVPQSLRSKVVQAMLKAHPYEEVAYDLYAMDLKGRTLGLGRLGPLKQPKTLGELVEVVKAQLDVPYVRVVGDLNRQIKKAAVLGGSGSRYTLPARFKGADVIVTGDIDYHTAHDALMAGMCIIDAGHNAEKIMKPKTADWLRSRLEDKRYDTQVTASEVNTEVFQFI, encoded by the coding sequence ATGTTTGCCAAAGGTCAAACTGTAATTCAATTGATGGAGCAGCTTGCTCCCAAACATCTGGCTGTGCCGGACGATCGGATTGGTCTTCAGCTTGGCAGTTTGCAAAAGGAAATTACGCACGTTCTTATCGCACTTGATGTTACGAACGAAGTTGTAGACGAGGCCATTCGGATTGGAGCCAATCTGATTATTGCGCACCATGCCATCATTTTCCGTCCGGTCAAGTCATTGAATACCGATACACCCATGGGGAAACTGTATGAGAAGCTAATCAAGCATGATATTGCGGTGTACATTAGTCATACCAATCTGGATGTGGCTGAAGGCGGCATGAATGACTGGATGGCCGAGGCCATTGGTATTGAGAGCAAGGAATCACTTGAGGATGTACATACAGATCATTTGTTCAAACTGGCTGTATTTGTACCTCGCACCCATCATGAGCAGGTACTCCAGGCGGTTCTCGAAGCGGGTGCTGGCAGTATTGGGCAGTACAACAAGTGCAGCTTCAATACGGAGGGCACAGGTACTTTTGTACCGGGAGAGGGGACACAACCTTTCATCGGTACAGAGGGGCAGATGGAGCGTGTAGAGGAAATGCGGATTGAGACCATTGTACCGCAGAGTCTGCGCAGCAAGGTTGTACAAGCAATGCTTAAGGCGCATCCGTATGAGGAAGTGGCCTATGACCTGTATGCAATGGATTTAAAAGGCCGTACGCTGGGTCTGGGGCGCTTGGGACCACTCAAACAACCAAAGACACTCGGTGAGCTTGTGGAGGTCGTTAAGGCCCAACTGGATGTGCCATACGTTAGGGTAGTAGGCGATCTCAATCGGCAGATCAAAAAAGCAGCAGTGCTTGGAGGCTCAGGTAGCCGTTATACTCTTCCTGCACGGTTCAAAGGTGCCGATGTCATCGTAACTGGAGACATTGATTATCATACGGCTCACGATGCGCTGATGGCGGGTATGTGTATCATCGACGCCGGGCATAATGCCGAGAAAATCATGAAACCGAAAACTGCGGATTGGCTGCGCTCACGTTTGGAAGACAAACGTTATGACACGCAAGTGACTGCATCGGAGGTAAATACGGAAGTATTCCAATTTATCTAA